A single genomic interval of Juglans regia cultivar Chandler chromosome 1, Walnut 2.0, whole genome shotgun sequence harbors:
- the LOC109012637 gene encoding exopolygalacturonase-like: MAVNLKLALMSLAFLVAFNAINHAQAAVFDVTTHGAKPGADMTAALTSAWKDACAAAGKNQVVVPKGIFKLGPVTLAGPCKGPIEFHNQGTIQAPADPSKFQDFWIQFLHVDGFTLSGGGTFDGQGQTAWKSNVCPNNLNSCGVLAANLKFSFVTNAVVTDITSLNSKYFHIILLGCKGMQMEKLTITAPADSANTDGIHIGRSSGITITDIKIGTGDDCISLGDGSQDITITKVACGPGHGISIGSLGRYKNEEPVSGITVTGCTITNAQNGVRIKTWPGSPSAGSASGMHFEDITMTNVDNPILIDQGYCPHGQCKAQAPSTIKISDVSFKNIRGSTSNIEAVKLACSKSIPCEKVKLQDIDLKFTGSGEAKTICENVNPTISGTHNPPGCTGAPAAKGPA; encoded by the exons ATGGCTGTGAATTTAAAGCTCGCGTTGATGTCCTTGGCGTTTCTGGTGGCATTTAATGCCATTAATCATGCTCAAGCCGCAGTTTTTGATGTGACGACACATGGAGCAAAGCCTGGTGCAGATATGACCGCG GCTTTGACCAGTGCTTGGAAAGACGCATGCGCAGCAGCAGGTAAAAACCAAGTTGTGGTTCCAAAAGGGATATTCAAATTAGGTCCAGTGACTTTAGCAGGACCTTGCAAGGGCCCTATTGAATTCCACAATCAGGGCACCATCCAGGCTCCAGCAGACCCCAGTAAATTCCAGGATTTCTGGATCCAATTCCTTCATGTTGATGGGTTCACTCTGTCTGGGGGTGGAACTTTCGATGGGCAAGGACAAACTGCTTGGAAATCAAATGTCTGTCCCAATAACCTCAACTCATGCGGAGTACTTGCCGCT AATTTGAAGTTCAGCTTCGTCACAAATGCAGTAGTCACGGACATAACATCACTAAACAGCAAATATTTCCACATAATCTTGTTGGGCTGCAAAGGCATGCAGATGGAAAAACTAACCATCACTGCACCTGCAGACAGCGCCAACACAGATGGAATCCACATTGGACGTTCATCTGGGATTACAATTACCGATATTAAGATTGGAACTGGTGATGATTGTATCTCCCTTGGTGATGGAAGCCAAGACATTACTATCACAAAAGTAGCATGCGGACCTGGCCATGGTATCAGCATTGGAAGCCTTGGAAGATACAAGAACGAGGAACCTGTAAGTGGAATCACAGTCACCGGTTGCACCATTACCAATGCCCAAAATGGCGTGAGGATCAAGACATGGCCTGGTAGCCCTAGTGCTGGTTCTGCAAGCGGTATGCATTTCGAGGATATTACCATGACTAATGTGGATAATCCTATCCTCATAGATCAAGGATACTGCCCACACGGTCAGTGCAAAGCTCAG GCTCCCTCTACGATCAAGATCAGCGACGTTAGCTTCAAGAACATTCGAGGCAGTACTAGTAATATAGAGGCTGTCAAGCTAGCTTGTAGCAAGAGCATACCGTGCGAGAAAGTGAAGCTTCAGGACATCGACCTTAAATTCACAGGGTCTGGAGAGGCTAAAACAATATGTGAGAATGTCAATCCCACAATTTCTGGCACTCACAACCCTCCGGGTTGCACGGGGGCACCTGCTGCAAAGGGGCCAGCATGA